The Helicobacter sp. MIT 21-1697 genomic interval GTGTAGGCTGGTATTTTGCGCTCTTCAGTAGAATCAATACGATTTTTTGCGCCATAAGCCCTTTGCGTGAGATTGAAATACCATTTGTGAAAGTTAAGCCCTAAGGAAACCTGACCATAAAGTGGCGCAAGATAAGCAATAGGCTTATCATCAGTGAGATTTTGCCCATAATTATATGCTCCTACATAGTGTATGGTAACCCTCTCATCAAAAAAGCTATGCTTGCCCTCTAATTCTGCTCCTGCAATCATTGCTTTGCCTATATTTTCATATCGGTATAAGTGATTTTGGTTAATTGTTGCATTTTGATAGGAGCTTAAAGCCAACATATTTGTATAGTATGTGTAGAATCCTGTCAGTGAAGCGAAGTGATTTTCACTTTGGATTCTAAAGCCAAATTCTGCAGTTTGTGAATATTCGGGTTTAATGAGTGGGTTGGCTATTGTAAGTGTAGAACTCCCGCTAGGTGTAGTTTGCATACGAGTTCCAGCTGAAGGGGCTTTGAAGTTATGGCTTAGATTTATCACATTGCTTATATAATCATTGAGGAAATACACAGAACCTAAAGCTCCTGTGATTGCACCATTGTGAATAATGCTATTATCGTCTAAGAGTTTTGAAGATTCTGCGGAAATAGAGTTAGAGCTATTATTTAATTCTGTGCTTGAGCGGGTTTTAGAAATAGTTGTAAGCACATAATCCCCTCGTAATGAAGCAGAGAGATACCAGCTTTGCGAAGCGTTAAAATCATCTTTGATAAAAGCTGCAAAATCTGTGCTTGAATGTGGGCGATTAGTTGTATTTGTGGTGTTATTAACAAGATTAATCTGTTGCACAGCTTTTGGCGATATGGAGCTTTCAAACTCTGCACCATAGGCTAAATTATGTTTGCCAATTATAGAAGTATAGATTAATCTTCCCCCAAAATAATTATTATCATAGACTTTTTGATTGATATTGACATTATTAAAAGCTAAGCGATTATTCCATATATCTGTATCCCAATGCCGATAATAAAGATAGCTCTCCATAGAATCTGCAAAAGCTAAGGTTTGATTTTGCAAGCCTACTCGCAAATAATATTCGCTGATAGGATTTTCGCTCATAAAGATTTTATGGCTTGAGCCCGGAGCTGCTCCCAAACCTCCGGCACGATGAGATTCTACTCTAGTAAGTCGCCCTTGTGTATAATAACGAGTGGAATCTTTGCTATAACCGATATTAAAATCTATGCCATAGTAGTTGAAGTTAGAGTTTTTGGCTTTGTTGCTGCCATTTTCTTTTATGGGTGTGCTATAATCTCCTGCGCTCTTCGCACTAAAGCCAATAAGCATATCCCAACCACCTCCACCGCCTAGCACTTCTGCCCTACCGCTAAAGAGATTATTAACACTGCCATATTCCAAGGCACGAATCCTTGCAGTGGCTTCAAAAGACTGCCCAGCTCTATTGTATGTTGATGTGCGAGAGCGAAAATTAATCACGCCATTTTGCGCATCACTCCCCCATAGTGAGCTTCCAGCTCCGCGTAAGATTTCTACACTTTCAAATTGATATGGGTCCAAGGCATTAAATTCCAAAGTTGAACGTCCAGAATAGCGCACACCATCAATCATTACGATTGACCTTTGGAGATTGCTATTTTGTCCGCGAAATGTGATTTGCCCATTGACACCACCTGAACGCGAATATACAATGCCCGGCGCAGATTCTAAAATGCTTTGAATATTGCCTGTGCTTTTATGCAATAAAGAAGCATTATCAATAACACTGATTTGCTTACTTTGTAATTCAATAGGAATCTCACTCATAGCAGCTTGAGCAGTAACTACTGATTTTTCAAGCCTAACTTTATCTTTTTCTGCGCTTTGGCTATTTGCCCCTATTTCAGCATAAGCAATATTTACACAAATAAGCGGTAAGCAAAGTATATTATAATGATATTTCATTATCCATCTCTTTTTTTAAATTAGTAATGATTATTATATTGTTTTTTTCTAAAATATTCAATATAATTTGAATATTCAAAAAATTACATAAAGGAGAGTAAATGAGTAAGAATCAAGTAGGGCATAATGCTAAAGAAAGTATTAATTTAGAGAATCTTTATCAATATAAAGATTTAGAAGCGTTTGGCAAAATTGCCTATATTGATACAGGAACTTTAAGTATGAATAGTGTAGGGGGACATTTTTTGTATAAGCATATTT includes:
- a CDS encoding TonB-dependent receptor, whose protein sequence is MKYHYNILCLPLICVNIAYAEIGANSQSAEKDKVRLEKSVVTAQAAMSEIPIELQSKQISVIDNASLLHKSTGNIQSILESAPGIVYSRSGGVNGQITFRGQNSNLQRSIVMIDGVRYSGRSTLEFNALDPYQFESVEILRGAGSSLWGSDAQNGVINFRSRTSTYNRAGQSFEATARIRALEYGSVNNLFSGRAEVLGGGGGWDMLIGFSAKSAGDYSTPIKENGSNKAKNSNFNYYGIDFNIGYSKDSTRYYTQGRLTRVESHRAGGLGAAPGSSHKIFMSENPISEYYLRVGLQNQTLAFADSMESYLYYRHWDTDIWNNRLAFNNVNINQKVYDNNYFGGRLIYTSIIGKHNLAYGAEFESSISPKAVQQINLVNNTTNTTNRPHSSTDFAAFIKDDFNASQSWYLSASLRGDYVLTTISKTRSSTELNNSSNSISAESSKLLDDNSIIHNGAITGALGSVYFLNDYISNVINLSHNFKAPSAGTRMQTTPSGSSTLTIANPLIKPEYSQTAEFGFRIQSENHFASLTGFYTYYTNMLALSSYQNATINQNHLYRYENIGKAMIAGAELEGKHSFFDERVTIHYVGAYNYGQNLTDDKPIAYLAPLYGQVSLGLNFHKWYFNLTQRAYGAKNRIDSTEERKIPAYTMTDIILGLKLGGFTSTLQDMELLIGASNLFNVVGRNPVTAENISMARTLSNPLVEPGRNIFVKYVWNY